The genomic segment TACATCGTCAACATCCTCGGTGTCGCGCTCATCCGCGAGCTGGGGCCGATGCTGGCGGCCATCCTGGTGGCGGGCCGCTCGGGGTCGTCGATCACCGCGCAGATCGGCGTGATGCGCGTGACCGATGAGCTCGACGCGATGAGCGTGATGGGCATCTCGCACAGCTTCCGGCTGGTGCTGCCGCGCGCGATGGCGCTCGCCATCGCCATGCCGCTCGTGAGCGTGTGGACGACGCTGTCCGCCTTGGCCGGCGGCATGCTGGCCGCCGACGTCTCGCTGGGCATCACGCCCACGTACTTCCTGAACGCACTGCCCGAGGCGGTGCAGCTCGGCAACCTGGTGCTGGCCACTTCGAAGTCGGTGGTGTTCGGCCTCTTGATTGCGTTGATCGGCTGCCACTACGGCCTGCAGGTCGAGCCCAACACCCAGAGCCTCGGGCGGGGCACCACCGCCTCGGTGGTCACGTCGATCACGGTCGTGATCCTGGTCGACGCCCTGTTCGCGGTGGCCTTCCAGGAGGTGGGCTTCTGATGGCGCCCGTGCCGGTGCTGCCCGAGGAGGGTCAGCCCATGGTGGAGATCCGCGGCCTTCGCACCGAGTTCGAGCTGCCGGGCCGCCGTTTCGTCGTCCACGACAACCTGGATTTCACCGTGCACCGCGGCGAGGTGGTGTCGCTGGTGGGAGGCTCGGGCACGGGCAAGACGGTGCTGCTGCGGCAGATCCTGGGCCTGGAGCGGCCCGCCGCGGGCGAGATCCGGGTGCTCGGACGCCCGGTCGAGCAGCTGGGCCGTCGAGGCGCCGCCAGCCGCATCGGCATGCTGTTCCAGCACGGCGCGCTGTTCTCCGCGTTCACCGTGCTGGAGAACGTCGCGTTCCCGCTCATGGAACTGCGCACGCTGCCCCGGCCGCTGGTGCGCGAGGCCGCGATGGTCAAGCTGCAGATGGTGGGCCTCCAGCCCGAGGACGCGTCCAAGATGCCGGCCGACCTCTCCGGCGGCATGATCAAGCGGGTGGCGCTGGCGCGCGCTCTGATCATGGACCCGCCGCTGCTGCTGCTGGATGAACCGACGGCGGGCCTCGACCCGGAGAGTTCCGACGGCTTCGTCACGCTGCTGCGCGCGCTTCACCGCGACCTGGCATTGACCGTGATCATGGTGACCCACGATCTCGATACGCTCTTCGAGCTGTCCACTCGCATCGCGGTGCTGGCCGACCGCAAGGTGATCGTGAGCGGCCGGCCGAAGGAAGTGATCGCGTTCCAGCATCCGTTTGTGCATGATTTCTTCCTTGGGCAGCGCGGGCAGCGCGCCATGGAACTTCTGCGCGAGCACCCGTTCGCCGTCTAGGAGCCGAACCGCTATGGAAAACAGAGCCCACGCCCTCGCCGCCGGCCTCTTCGTCCTGGCCCTGGCCGCCCTGCTGCTGCTGCTGGGGGCCTGGCTGACCCGCGAAGGCGGCGAGCGCCACGCGTACGAGATCTCGACCCGCGAGTCGGTCACCGGCCTGCAGGAGCAGGCGCCGGTGCGCTATCGCGGGGTCGACGTCGGCAAGGTCACCGCCATCGGCTTCGATGCGAAGAACCAGGGCAACGTGCTGGTGCGGATGAACATCGAGGAAGGCACGCCGATCACGCGCGAGACCTTCGCGACGCTCTCGTTTCAGGGCGTCACGGGCCTGGCGTTCGTGCAGCTGGACGACA from the Ramlibacter henchirensis genome contains:
- a CDS encoding ABC transporter ATP-binding protein, with the protein product MAPVPVLPEEGQPMVEIRGLRTEFELPGRRFVVHDNLDFTVHRGEVVSLVGGSGTGKTVLLRQILGLERPAAGEIRVLGRPVEQLGRRGAASRIGMLFQHGALFSAFTVLENVAFPLMELRTLPRPLVREAAMVKLQMVGLQPEDASKMPADLSGGMIKRVALARALIMDPPLLLLDEPTAGLDPESSDGFVTLLRALHRDLALTVIMVTHDLDTLFELSTRIAVLADRKVIVSGRPKEVIAFQHPFVHDFFLGQRGQRAMELLREHPFAV